In the Malaclemys terrapin pileata isolate rMalTer1 chromosome 12, rMalTer1.hap1, whole genome shotgun sequence genome, one interval contains:
- the IPO4 gene encoding importin-4 isoform X2: protein MAAGLGSDHLNLMRSLVPKIISAVRQLIPVNEVHASEAMEVFDELMESEVSVIVQHLSDVVGFCLEVASNRALGDALRVKALSTLSFLIKLRGKAVLKQRLLPPVLDALFPILSAEPPPGQLDAEDQEGEDEGDEAQTPKHVAAQVIDMLALHLPPEKLFPQLMPHLEPALRSPHPYQRKAGLMVVAVLAEGCGDHIRTRHLQPLLGVICQSLADESLVVRSAALFALGQFSENLQPDITAYVGEVLPLLLSYLGGVELARGGHLAKAYYALENFVESLGAGIEPFLPVLMEQTLGTLRAPGGPRPKELAISALGAIASAAQRAMGPYLPHVLEQLRRFLPPAAPQEQRPLQCQAVETLGVLVRALGREVVGPLAEESCQLGLGLAEGQDDPDLRRCTYSLFAALSCAMGDDLAPHLPRITTLLLYSLKSTEGLVPPAGDTSSFLLFEDEEEEAEVEGEEDLDGEDDDEEEEELFGLSVESAYVDEKEDACAALGEIAVNASVAFLPYLESCVPEVFQLLEFPHLGVRKAAYEALGQFCIALHRVCERDPSEPHAAALQRLLGLALPAMARGVHRERERLVAMAVLEALGAVLTACRQEALRSPGRLAELCGALRAVLERKTACQDDGLDEEDEEDEEQAEYDAMLLEYAGEGIPALAMAAGGDAFAPYFAGFLPLLLNKMKPSCSVAERSFAVGTLAETLGGLGRATAPFVPRLLPPFLGAARDSDPEVRSNGVFALGVLAEHGGEALLPHYPKILALLAGGSAQEPSARVRDNVCGAVARMVLSQPQALPLSQVFPALLRSLPLTEDFEENKTVFRCISFLYENAPQQVLQQVGEVVRASSTVLGTDHLPADAQVSLLSLLRHLFAHCPTEFQAALLALPPDASARISGALGSA from the exons ATGGCCGCCGGGCTCGGCTCCGACCACCTG AATCTCATGCGCTCCCTGGTCCCGAAGATTATCTCGGCCGTCAGGCAGCTGATTCCCGTTAACGAG gtgcaCGCCAGCGAAGCCATGGAGGTCTTTGACGAGCTGATGGAGAGCGAGGTCTCAGTCATTGTCCAGCATCTCTCCGATGTCGTCGGCTTCTGCCTGGAG GTGGCATCGAACCGGGCGCTGGGGGACGCGCTGCGGGTGAAGGCGCTTTCCACCCTCAGCTTCCTCATCAAACTGCGGGGCAAG gctgTGCTGAAGCAGCGGCTGCTGCCCCCCGTGCTGGATGCCCTGTTCCCCATCCTGAGTGCGGAGCCCCCCCCGGGGCAGCTGGACGCCGAGGACCAGGAGGGCGAGGACGAGGGGGACGAGGCCCAGACCCCCAAACATGTGGCTGCCCAG GTGATCGACATGCTGGCCCTGCACCTGCCCCCTGAGAAACTCTTCCCCCAGCTG ATGCCgcacctggagccggccctgcggagCCCCCATCCCTACCAGCGCAAGGCCGGGCTCATGGTGGTGGCGGTGCTGGCCGAGGGCTGTGGGGATCACATCCGCACCAG GCACCTACAGCCCCTGCTGGGGGTGATTTGCCAGTCGCTGGCCGACGAGAGCCTAGTGGTGCGGAGTGCGGCCCTCTTCGCCCTGGGGCAGTTCTCGGAGAACCTGCAG cccgaCATCACGGCCTATGTGGGGGAAGTGCTGCCGTTGCTGCTGTCCTACCTCGGGGGGGTGGAGCTGGCACGGGGGGGCCACCTGGCCAAGGCCTACTACGCCCTGGAGAACTTCGTGGAGAGTCTCG GAGCCGGGATCGAGCCGTTCCTGCCGGTGCTGATGGAGCAGACGCTGGGGACCCTGCGCGCCCCGGGGGGCCCCCGCCCCAAGGAGCTGGCCATCAGTGCGCTGGGGGCCATCG CCTCGGCCGCCCAGCGCGCCATGGGGCCGTATCTGCCCCACGTCCTGGAGCAACTTCGCCGCTTcctgcctcccgccgccccccaggagcagcgccccctgcagTGCCAGGCCGTGG agacGCTGGGGGTGCTGGTGCGGGCGCTGGGGCGTGAGGTAGTGGGACCCCTGGCGGAGGAGAGCTgtcagctggggctgggcctggccgaGGGGCAGGACGACCCCGACCTACGGCGCTGCAC GTACAGCCTCTTCGCCGCGCTCTCCTGTGCCATGGGGGACGACCTGGCCCCCCATCTGCCCCGGATCACCACCCTGCTTCTCTACTCCCTCAAATCCACCGAGGGCCTTGTG ccccctgctggggacACCAGCTCCTTCCTGCTGTTCgaagacgaggaggaggaggccgaggtggagggggaggaagatCTGGACGGGGAGGACGacgatgaggaggaggaagagctgtTCGG gcTGAGTGTGGAAAGCGCCTACGTGGACGAGAAGGAGGACGCTTGCGCCGCCCTGGGGGAGATCGCGGTGAACGCCAG TGTCGCCTTCCTGCCCTACCTGGAGAGCTGCGTCCCGGAGGTCTTCCAGCTGCTGGAG ttccCCCACCTGGGGGTCCGGAAAGCTGCCTACGAAGCCCTGGGCCAGTTTTGCATCGCGCTGCACCGGGTGTGCGAGCGGGACCCTTCTGAGCCCCACGCCGCTg cgctgcagcggcTGCTGGGCCTGGCGCTGCCGGCCATGGCGCGGGGCGTGCACCGGGAGCGGGAGCGGCTGGTGGCCATGGCGGTGCTGGAGGCGTTGGGCGCAGTGCTCACCGCCTGCCGGCAGGAGGCGCTACGGAGCCCGGGGCGCCTGGCCGAGCTCTGCGGGGCCCTTCGCGCCGTGCTGGAGAGGAAG acgGCTTGCCAGGACGACGGCttggacgaggaagatgaggaggatgaagaGCAG gcGGAGTACGACGCCATGCTGCTGGAGTACGCGGGGGAGGGGATCCCCGCTCTGGCCATGGCCGCAGGGGGCGACGCCTTCGCCCCGTATTTCGCCGgcttcctgcccctgctgctcAACAAAATG AAGCCCAGCTGCTCGGTGGCGGAGCGCTCCTTCGCTGTGGGGACGCTGGCGGAGACGCTGGGGGGGCTGGGTCGGGCCACGGCCCCCTTTGTGCCCCGGCTCCTTCCCCCCTTCCTGGGGGCCGCCCGGGACTCTGACCCCGAAGTGCGCAGCAACGGCGTCTTTGCGCTGGGGGTGCTGGCCGAGCACGGCGGGGAGGCCCTGCTCCC acacTACCCTAAGATCCTGGCCTtgctggcggggggcagcgcccAGGAGCCGAGCGCCCGCGTCCGGGACAACGTCTGTGGGGCCGTCGCCCGCATGGTCCTgagccagccccaggccctgcccctcagccag GTGttccccgccctgctccgctcCCTACCCCTCACGGAGGATTTTGAGGAGAATAAAACCGTTTTCCGCTGCATCAGTTTCCTGTATGAGAACGCCCCCCAGCAG GTGCTGcagcaggtgggggaggtggtgcgGGCCAGTAGCACTGTCTTGGGGACCGACCATCTCCCAGCAG ATGCCCAGGTCTCCCTTCTATCCCTGCTGCGGCATCTCTTCGCCCACTGCCCCACAGAGTTCCAGGCAGccctgctggccctgccccccgaCGCCAGCGCCCGGATCAGCGGGGCCCTCGGCTCAGCGTGA
- the TM9SF1 gene encoding transmembrane 9 superfamily member 1, which produces MAPHQPWLLLLLLASWSPPGSSETRYQPGDPVVLYVNKVGPYHNPQETYHYYQLPVCSPEKIRHKSLSLGEVLDGDRMAESMYQIRFRESVEKTVLCVKTLTLDQVERLRQAIEELYYFEFVVDDIPLRGFVGYMEESGFLPHSHKIGLWTHLDFHLEWNGDRIIYANVSVRDVKPHSLDDVRGPGPLSLTHTYSVRWSETASERRGERRGRGDDGGFFPRTLEIHWLSIINSMVLVFLLVGFVVVILMRVLKNDLARYNLDEEASSSSSGDDFDHGDNGWKIIHTDVFRFPPCRSLLCAVLGVGSQFLALGTGIIAMALLGMFNVHRHGAINSAAILLYALTCCISGYVSSNFYRQVGGERWVWNIVLTTSLFSAPFFVTWSVVNSVHWANGSTQALPATTILLLLTVWLLVGFPLTVIGGIFGKNRAGPFDAPCRTKNIAREIPPQPWYKATLVHMTIGGFLPFSAISVELYYIFATVWGREQYTLYGILFFVFAILLSVGACISIALTYFQLSGEDYRWWWRSVLSAGSTGVFIFLYSVFYYSRRSNMSGAVQTVEFFGYSLLTGYVFFLMLGTVSFFASLKFIRYIYVNLKMD; this is translated from the exons accagccctggctgctgctgctcctgctggccTCCTGGTCACCCCCGGGCTCCTCTGAGACCCGCTACCAGCCCGGGGACCCCGTTGTGCTCTACGTCAACAAGGTGGGGCCCTACCACAACCCCCAGGAGACCTACCACTACTACCAGCTGCCTGTGTGCTCTCCGGAAAAGATCCGTCATAAGAGCCTGAGCCTTGGGGAGGTCCTGGACGGGGACCGCATGGCCGAATCCATGTATCAGATCCGCTTCCGAGAGAGCGTGGAGAAGACGGTCCTGTGCGTGAAGACGCTCACGCTGGATCAG GTGGAGCGCCTGCGGCAGGCCATTGAGGAGCTGTACTACTTTGAGTTCGTGGTGGACGACATCCCGCTGCGAGGGTTCGTGGGATACATGGAGGAAAGTGGCTTTCTGCCCCACAGCCACAAGATCGGGCTGTGGACCCATCTGGACTTCCACCTGGAGTGGAACGGCGACCGCATCATCTACGCCAACGTCAGCGTGCGGGACGTCAAGCCGCACAGCCTGGATGACGTCCGTGGGCCTGGGCCTCTCTCCCTGACCCACACCTACAGTGTCCGCTGGTCCGAGACGGCCTCGGAGCGGCGGGGGGagcggcggggccggggagaCGATGGAGGCTTCTTCCCCCGCACCCTGGAGATCCACTGGCTCTCCATTATCAACTCCATGGTGCTGGTCTTTCTTCTGGTGGGCTTCGTGGTGGTCATCCTCATGCGGGTGCTGAAGAACGACCTGGCCCGGTACAACCTGGACGAAgaagcttcctcctcctcctccggggATGACTTCGACCACGGAGACAACGGCTGGAAGATCATCCACACCGATGTCTTCCGCTTCCCACCCTGCCGCAGCCTCCTCTGCGCCGTCCTGGGCGTGGGCAGCCAGTTCCTGGCACTGGGCACGGGCATCATCGCCATGGCCCTGCTGGGCATGTTCAACGTCCACCGGCATGGTGCCATCAACTCTGCCGCCATCCTGCTCTACGCCCTGACCTGCTGCATCTCCGGCTATGTCTCCAGCAACTTCTACCGGCAGGTCGGGGGCGAGCGCTGGGTCTGGAACATCGTGCTGACTACCAGCCTCTTCTCCG CCCCCTTCTTCGTGACGTGGAGTGTGGTGAACTCGGTGCACTGGGCCAATGGCTCGACACAGGCCCTGCCGGCCACCAccatcctgctgctgctgacGGTCTGGCTGCTGGTGGGCTTCCCCCTCACTGTTATCGGGGGCATCTTCGGCAAGAACCGGGCCGGCCCCTTCGACGCACCCTGCCGCACCAAGAACATCGCCCGCGAGATCCCACCACAGCCCTGGTACAAGGCCACGCTGGTGCACATGACCATTGGGGGCTTCCTGCCCTTCag TGCCATCTCTGTGGAGCTCTACTACATCTTTGCCACGGTGTGGGGCCGGGAGCAGTACACCCTCTACGGCATCCTCTTCTTTGTCTTCGCCATCTTGCTGAGCGTGGGCGCCTGCATCTCCATCGCCCTCACCTACTTCCAGCTCTCGGGCGAGGACTACCGCTGGTGGTGGCGCTCGGTGCTCAGCGCCGGCTCCACCGGCGTCTTCATCTTCCTCTACTCTGTCTTCTACTACTCACGCCGCTCCAACATGTCAGGTGCGGTGCAGACCGTGGAGTTCTTCGGCTACTCCCTCCTCACCGGCTACGTCTTCTTCCTCATGTTGGGCACCGTCTCCTTCTTCGCCTCGCTCAAGTTTATCCGCTACATCTATGTCAACCTCAAGATGGACTGA
- the REC8 gene encoding LOW QUALITY PROTEIN: meiotic recombination protein REC8 homolog (The sequence of the model RefSeq protein was modified relative to this genomic sequence to represent the inferred CDS: deleted 2 bases in 1 codon) — protein MFYYPNVLQRHTGRFATIWLAATGGTKLVKREYLKVNVPQTCEEILSYILVQAPPPTPSAPRPRFSLYLSAQLQYGVVRVYSRQCHYLIEEIQHTLERLSRAQQQIRIDMGDLEQPGLLLPDNLLLMEVLEDAPDPFFGVMEPPLPSPTDIPQVPPVLPLPSPTDIPQVPPRAPPCSAYPAPLTSHRFDVFWRLPPPQRDQPHPPGAGGQGERDLPEITAREIDLLAEQEDFVLPPASPRTPPRRRPMEGGGPQGSWGAGEGGQGAHPATPAPSHASFSPPELEEEMRAREAEITARLSPPTRVGEEPPAEVETPILPEELARLPKEELPPPPELSPPREPGLPPPPPSPAVTPRVTRPPSSPKLELAVYEPAPPRTPRRQLRFLDEVTQIPRDQFKKQILDVRAQCRPLVVVEVPARQRQTPAELLRAPTYGWLPPELLALWQRCAILQPVDYAALWAEEERKEEPISELEVAREALEPSIPVMVSSEISLETTEEEVPRPSLVTPEERRLVPEPEEALPIVPELPEVSLELPPDRDLITLEYIRRLVAAELEQVGETDFRSLVPTTTSRSIASRIFYLCLVLCGLQFLQLDQAEPYGPILLKRGARFRSG, from the exons ATGTTCTACTACCCCAATGTCCTGCAGCGCCATACAGGCCGCTTTGCTACCATCTG GCTGGCAGCCACGGGTGGCACCAAGCTGGTGAAGAGGGAATATTTGAAAGTGAATGTGCCCCAAACATG CGAAGAAATCCTGTCCTACATTCTGGTGCAGGCCCCACCGCCCACGCCctctgccccccggccccgcttCTCCCTCTATCTCTCTGCCCAGCTGCAGTATGGGGTGGTGCGGGTCTACAGCCGACAGTGCCACTACCTCATCG aggAGATCCAGCACACCTTGGAGCGCCTGAGCAGGGCCCAGCAGCAGATCCGCATCGACATGGGGGACCTTGAACA GCCGGGGCTGCTGCTCCCCGACAACCTGTTATTGATGGAGGTCCTAGAGGATGCGCCCGACCCCTTCTTCGGGGTGATGGAGCCGCcgctgcccagccccactgacaTCCCACAG GTGCCCCCCGTGCTCCcgctgcccagccccactgacaTTCCACAGGTGCCTCCCC GTGCCCCCCCGTGCTCCGCCTACCCAGCCCCATTGACATCCCACCG ATTCGATGTATTCTGGaggctcccacccccccagagagACCAGCCCCATCCCCCCGGCGCAGGAGGGCAG GGCGAGCGCGACCTCCCGGAGATCACGGCACGCGAGATCGACCTGCTGGCCGAGCAGGAGGACTTCGTCTTGCCCCCCGCCTCACCCCGCACCCCCCCCAGGAGACGCCCCATGGAAGGTGGGGGA CcacagggatcctggggggctggggagggggggcaagggGCTCATCCCGCCACCCCAGCCCCATCTCacgcctccttctcccctccagagCTGGAAGAGGAGATGAGAGCCCGGGAGGCCGAGATCACGGCCAGACTGTCACCCCCAACCCG GGTGGGTGAGGAGCCCCCAGCTGAGGTGGAGACCCCCATCCTGCCCGAGGAGCTGGCTCGGCTGCCGAAGGAGGagctacccccaccccccg AGCTGAGCCCCCCGAGGGAGCCAGGactgccgccccctcccccatccccagctgtgaCCCCCAGGGTGACGCGCCCCCCAAGCAGCCCGAAG ctggagctggCTGTGTACGAACCGGCCCCACCGCGCACCCCCCGGCGCCAGCTCCGCTTCCTGGACGAGGTGACCCAGATCCCACGGGACCAGTTCAAGAAACAGATCCTGGATGTGCGGGCCCAGTGCCGGCCCCTG GTGGTGGTGGAGGTGCCAGCCCGGCAGCGCCAGACCCCAGCGGAGCTGCTAAGAGCCCCCACATATG GCTGGCTGCCCCCTGAGCTGCTTGCCCTGTGGCAGCGCTGCGCCATCCTGCAGCCTGTGGACTACGCGGCGCTCTGGGCcgaggaggagagaaaagaagagCCAATCAGCGAACTGGAG GTTGCACGTGAGGCCCTAGAGCCCAGCATCCCTGTGATGGTCTCCTCAG AGATCTCCCTGGAGACCACTGAGGAGGAGGTGCCACGCCCCAGCCTGGTGACCCCCGAGGAGAGAAG GCTGGTGCCGGAGCCCGAGGAGGCCCTGCCAATCGTCCCCGAGCTGCCTGAAGTCAGCCTGGAGCTGCCCCCTGACAGAGACTTGATCACACTGGAGTACATCCGCAG GCTGGTGGCCGCAGAGCTGGAGCAGGTCGGGGAGACAGATTTCCGGTCCCTGGTGCCCACCACGACCTCACGCAGCATTGCCAGCCGCATCTTCTACCTCTGCCTCG TTCTCTGTGGGCTCCAGTTCCTGCAGTTGGACCAGGCAGAGCCCTACGGGCCGATTCTCCTCAAACGTGGGGCCCGATTCCGCTCGGGCTAG
- the IPO4 gene encoding importin-4 isoform X1, translated as MEPGGLGRVLSDLLQPDNALIQQATAQLREAFRHPEVLSQLCQLLVGAPDPQIRQLAAVLLRRRLTKHWRKLNPEEQDRLKSLVLGALPQEAEHQVSVALAQLAALLLRHQGLERWPQLLQLIQQGVRGPDPHHRQISLLVLSSALESDPEAFTPHYTALLRLFHSALGQRGQPGALYYSLRGLAAMAAGLGSDHLNLMRSLVPKIISAVRQLIPVNEVHASEAMEVFDELMESEVSVIVQHLSDVVGFCLEVASNRALGDALRVKALSTLSFLIKLRGKAVLKQRLLPPVLDALFPILSAEPPPGQLDAEDQEGEDEGDEAQTPKHVAAQVIDMLALHLPPEKLFPQLMPHLEPALRSPHPYQRKAGLMVVAVLAEGCGDHIRTRHLQPLLGVICQSLADESLVVRSAALFALGQFSENLQPDITAYVGEVLPLLLSYLGGVELARGGHLAKAYYALENFVESLGAGIEPFLPVLMEQTLGTLRAPGGPRPKELAISALGAIASAAQRAMGPYLPHVLEQLRRFLPPAAPQEQRPLQCQAVETLGVLVRALGREVVGPLAEESCQLGLGLAEGQDDPDLRRCTYSLFAALSCAMGDDLAPHLPRITTLLLYSLKSTEGLVPPAGDTSSFLLFEDEEEEAEVEGEEDLDGEDDDEEEEELFGLSVESAYVDEKEDACAALGEIAVNASVAFLPYLESCVPEVFQLLEFPHLGVRKAAYEALGQFCIALHRVCERDPSEPHAAALQRLLGLALPAMARGVHRERERLVAMAVLEALGAVLTACRQEALRSPGRLAELCGALRAVLERKTACQDDGLDEEDEEDEEQAEYDAMLLEYAGEGIPALAMAAGGDAFAPYFAGFLPLLLNKMKPSCSVAERSFAVGTLAETLGGLGRATAPFVPRLLPPFLGAARDSDPEVRSNGVFALGVLAEHGGEALLPHYPKILALLAGGSAQEPSARVRDNVCGAVARMVLSQPQALPLSQVFPALLRSLPLTEDFEENKTVFRCISFLYENAPQQVLQQVGEVVRASSTVLGTDHLPADAQVSLLSLLRHLFAHCPTEFQAALLALPPDASARISGALGSA; from the exons ATGGAGcccggcgggctgggccgggtccTGTCCGACCTACTGCAGCCGGACAATGCCCTCAtccagcag GCTACGGCCCAGCTGCGTGAGGCCTTCAGGCACCCTGaggtgctgtcccagctctgccagctgctggTAGGGGCCCCGGACCCCCAG ATCCGGCAGCTGGCAGCCGTGCTCCTCCGCCGGCGTCTCACCAAGCACTGGCGGAAGCTGAACCCCGAGGAGCAGGACAG gctgaAGAGCTTGGTTCTGGGAGCCCTGCCGCAGGAAGCAGA gcaccaGGTCTCCGTGGCCCTGGCCCAGCTGGCCGCGCTGCTTCTGCGGCACCAGGGGCTGGAGCGCTGGCCCCAGCTCCTGCAGCTCATCCAGCAGGGGGTGCGTGGCCCCGACCCCCACCACCGCCAG ATCTCGCTGCTGGTGCTGAGCTCGGCGCTGGAGTCGGACCCCGAGGCCTTCACCCCCCACTACACCGCCCTGCTGCGTCTCTTCCACAGCGCCCTGGGCCAGCGCGGCCAGCCGGGGGCGCTCTACTACAGCCTGCGGGGGCTGGCAGCCATGGCCGCCGGGCTCGGCTCCGACCACCTG AATCTCATGCGCTCCCTGGTCCCGAAGATTATCTCGGCCGTCAGGCAGCTGATTCCCGTTAACGAG gtgcaCGCCAGCGAAGCCATGGAGGTCTTTGACGAGCTGATGGAGAGCGAGGTCTCAGTCATTGTCCAGCATCTCTCCGATGTCGTCGGCTTCTGCCTGGAG GTGGCATCGAACCGGGCGCTGGGGGACGCGCTGCGGGTGAAGGCGCTTTCCACCCTCAGCTTCCTCATCAAACTGCGGGGCAAG gctgTGCTGAAGCAGCGGCTGCTGCCCCCCGTGCTGGATGCCCTGTTCCCCATCCTGAGTGCGGAGCCCCCCCCGGGGCAGCTGGACGCCGAGGACCAGGAGGGCGAGGACGAGGGGGACGAGGCCCAGACCCCCAAACATGTGGCTGCCCAG GTGATCGACATGCTGGCCCTGCACCTGCCCCCTGAGAAACTCTTCCCCCAGCTG ATGCCgcacctggagccggccctgcggagCCCCCATCCCTACCAGCGCAAGGCCGGGCTCATGGTGGTGGCGGTGCTGGCCGAGGGCTGTGGGGATCACATCCGCACCAG GCACCTACAGCCCCTGCTGGGGGTGATTTGCCAGTCGCTGGCCGACGAGAGCCTAGTGGTGCGGAGTGCGGCCCTCTTCGCCCTGGGGCAGTTCTCGGAGAACCTGCAG cccgaCATCACGGCCTATGTGGGGGAAGTGCTGCCGTTGCTGCTGTCCTACCTCGGGGGGGTGGAGCTGGCACGGGGGGGCCACCTGGCCAAGGCCTACTACGCCCTGGAGAACTTCGTGGAGAGTCTCG GAGCCGGGATCGAGCCGTTCCTGCCGGTGCTGATGGAGCAGACGCTGGGGACCCTGCGCGCCCCGGGGGGCCCCCGCCCCAAGGAGCTGGCCATCAGTGCGCTGGGGGCCATCG CCTCGGCCGCCCAGCGCGCCATGGGGCCGTATCTGCCCCACGTCCTGGAGCAACTTCGCCGCTTcctgcctcccgccgccccccaggagcagcgccccctgcagTGCCAGGCCGTGG agacGCTGGGGGTGCTGGTGCGGGCGCTGGGGCGTGAGGTAGTGGGACCCCTGGCGGAGGAGAGCTgtcagctggggctgggcctggccgaGGGGCAGGACGACCCCGACCTACGGCGCTGCAC GTACAGCCTCTTCGCCGCGCTCTCCTGTGCCATGGGGGACGACCTGGCCCCCCATCTGCCCCGGATCACCACCCTGCTTCTCTACTCCCTCAAATCCACCGAGGGCCTTGTG ccccctgctggggacACCAGCTCCTTCCTGCTGTTCgaagacgaggaggaggaggccgaggtggagggggaggaagatCTGGACGGGGAGGACGacgatgaggaggaggaagagctgtTCGG gcTGAGTGTGGAAAGCGCCTACGTGGACGAGAAGGAGGACGCTTGCGCCGCCCTGGGGGAGATCGCGGTGAACGCCAG TGTCGCCTTCCTGCCCTACCTGGAGAGCTGCGTCCCGGAGGTCTTCCAGCTGCTGGAG ttccCCCACCTGGGGGTCCGGAAAGCTGCCTACGAAGCCCTGGGCCAGTTTTGCATCGCGCTGCACCGGGTGTGCGAGCGGGACCCTTCTGAGCCCCACGCCGCTg cgctgcagcggcTGCTGGGCCTGGCGCTGCCGGCCATGGCGCGGGGCGTGCACCGGGAGCGGGAGCGGCTGGTGGCCATGGCGGTGCTGGAGGCGTTGGGCGCAGTGCTCACCGCCTGCCGGCAGGAGGCGCTACGGAGCCCGGGGCGCCTGGCCGAGCTCTGCGGGGCCCTTCGCGCCGTGCTGGAGAGGAAG acgGCTTGCCAGGACGACGGCttggacgaggaagatgaggaggatgaagaGCAG gcGGAGTACGACGCCATGCTGCTGGAGTACGCGGGGGAGGGGATCCCCGCTCTGGCCATGGCCGCAGGGGGCGACGCCTTCGCCCCGTATTTCGCCGgcttcctgcccctgctgctcAACAAAATG AAGCCCAGCTGCTCGGTGGCGGAGCGCTCCTTCGCTGTGGGGACGCTGGCGGAGACGCTGGGGGGGCTGGGTCGGGCCACGGCCCCCTTTGTGCCCCGGCTCCTTCCCCCCTTCCTGGGGGCCGCCCGGGACTCTGACCCCGAAGTGCGCAGCAACGGCGTCTTTGCGCTGGGGGTGCTGGCCGAGCACGGCGGGGAGGCCCTGCTCCC acacTACCCTAAGATCCTGGCCTtgctggcggggggcagcgcccAGGAGCCGAGCGCCCGCGTCCGGGACAACGTCTGTGGGGCCGTCGCCCGCATGGTCCTgagccagccccaggccctgcccctcagccag GTGttccccgccctgctccgctcCCTACCCCTCACGGAGGATTTTGAGGAGAATAAAACCGTTTTCCGCTGCATCAGTTTCCTGTATGAGAACGCCCCCCAGCAG GTGCTGcagcaggtgggggaggtggtgcgGGCCAGTAGCACTGTCTTGGGGACCGACCATCTCCCAGCAG ATGCCCAGGTCTCCCTTCTATCCCTGCTGCGGCATCTCTTCGCCCACTGCCCCACAGAGTTCCAGGCAGccctgctggccctgccccccgaCGCCAGCGCCCGGATCAGCGGGGCCCTCGGCTCAGCGTGA